The proteins below are encoded in one region of Anguilla anguilla isolate fAngAng1 chromosome 3, fAngAng1.pri, whole genome shotgun sequence:
- the zmp:0000001168 gene encoding signal-induced proliferation-associated protein 1 isoform X5 has translation MQSDDLFIRKFRRQSPRPPLTAVAFEPKRDGGGLRTRVVAEWPPRKDEEGGEREGLTPSRAGLSLRSAGRGHIMQRSNSDVTLGDLDASGKAAGKAGGAGGDKAGAGGAGTAGDTGLVLHREYGSLSSLERQTRVRAPSSDDQGALSPSALRFKDPFLLLGLQTAAPEPDGFFRALSAPTGDSPKPAKPAKPEPQGKKSKPNPPQAPPPVPAEQPVGGSWVRNFAHYDVQSILFDLTEAASNRDSIGRKKNITSGASAASQLRPPTLSASPSPAHGGGVGGGGAEDPEALRESLALLDEGDGNDNDLLLSCPHFRNEVGGEERAGLGRPRGPGGLHLSLQSPNDAVSVLEEPRESHVQQQGKSNYFIEHADLGAHYYRKYFYMKDHQNFFGVDDRLGPVAISFRREEKEGSSGAQYNYRIIFRTTELKTLRGSILEESVPSAARHATPRGLSPKRLLEFIIPELNLHCLRLASTSPKVRDTLLKLDEQGLNFQRKVGVMYCRASQSSEEDMYNNESAGPAFEEFLDLLGERVRLRGFEKYRAQLDTKTDSTGTHSLYTRYQDYEIMFHVSTMLPYTSNNTQQLLRKRHIGNDIVTIVFQEPGALPFTPKAIRSHFQHVFIVIQAHQPCSENTYYRVAVTRSKDIPLFGPLFPKGARFPRSPAFRDFLLAKAVNAENAAEKSEKFRSMATRTRQEYLKDLAENYVTTTPIDSSTKFPLLSLGSKRKDKLKGAKGAELHSAGALVWAVTAAGGRDGSERLPCLLGVSAESVVLIERCTRRVVFNCCCRDVIGWKAVLEGGAKGGPSLDIFYERGEAVSVSVPETQAEDVREVVQRLELVTRGCETREVTPLRDGVGQPGFLLSEEGFVTELQRFGYAESGGLQLGARVVLLCGQLLVSLRPEERTGLLRTAPRIHLTVIPPDENGKPRRSFSELYLKAIQDTDRKSGEGQSGEAWVLDEREEEEEEEKEEEEDVEEEERQEGEGEDGEPSGEGEGGAGETKSSEVTSGEGDQGTHLSLPSLPLLRATSLQENHPSQPPEITPTTLTRSYSLERHPPRQDSSDEHAYDNVRESADGNVYENTGALRDATPDLILAVKPKVPLDEDELQKQFVGMELMKDQPAAPPSCSDGGDRSSRALSLHNSITKILSETTDSSEEEWQSIADLATACRSILEALSQEDQKAGDESQASADGMDVSGQTDAKLSDSPGHLEEKVSQLETMLKRLQDDLQKPQRRTGHLLGIARGRSKVCS, from the exons ATGCAGTCGGACGACCTGTTCATCCGCAAATTCCGCCGGCAGAGCCCGCGGCCCCCCCTGACGGCCGTGGCCTTCGAGCCCAAGCGGGACGGCGGCGGGCTGCGGACGCGGGTGGTGGCGGAGTGGCCCCCCCGGAAGGACGAGGAgggcggggagagggaggggctgacgCCCAGCCGGGCGGGGCTGAGCCTGCGCTCGGCGGGCCGGGGCCACATCATGCAGAGGAGCAACAGCGACGTGACGCTGGGCGACCTGGACGCTTCGGGGAAGGCAGCGGGGAAggccggcggggcggggggcgacaaggcgggggcggggggcgcggggACCGCGGGGGACACGGGGCTGGTGCTGCACAGGGAGTACGGCAGCCTGTCGTCCCTGGAGAGGCAGACGCGGGTTCGAGCCCCGAGCAGCGATGACCAGGGCGCCCTCAGCCCCTCCGCGCTCCGCTTCAAAGACCCCTTCCTCCTGCTGGGCCTGCAGACGGCCGCGCCGGAGCCCGACGGCTTCTTCCGCGCCCTGTCCGCGCCCACGGGCGACTCCCCGAAGCCCGCCAAGCCCGCCAAGCCGGAGCCGCAGGGCAAGAAGTCCAAGCCCAACCCGCCCCAGGCCCCTCCGCCCGTCCCCGCCGAGCAGCCGGTGGGCGGGTCGTGGGTGCGCAACTTCGCCCACTACGACGTGCAGAGCATCCTCTTCGACCTGACGGAGGCCGCCTCCAACCGCGACAGCATCGGCCGGAAGAAGAACATCACCTCGGGGGCGTCGGCGGCCTCCCAGCTGCGGCCCCCCACCCTGTCGGCGTCCCCGTCGCCCGCGCACGGCGGGGgggtcggcggcggcggcgctgagGACCCCGAGGCCCTGCGTGAGTCGCTGGCCCTGCTGGACGAGGGCGACGGCAACGACAACGACCTGCTGCTCAGCTGCCCGCACTTCCGGAACGAGGTGGGGGGCGAGGAGCGGGCGGGGCTGGGCCGGCCCCGGGGCCCCGGCGGCCTGCACCTGAGCCTGCAGAGCCCCAACGACGCCGTGTCCGTGCTGGAGGAGCCCCGGGAGAGCCATGTCCAGCAGCAGGGCAAGAGCAACTACTTCATCGAGCACGCAGACCTGGGCGCCCACTACTACCGCAAGTACTTCTACATGAAAG ACCACCAGAACTTCTTCGGCGTGGATGACCGTCTGGGGCCGGTGGCCATCAGCTTCCGccgggaggagaaggaggggtcCAGCGGCGCCCAGTACAACTACAGGATCATCTTTCGCACGACAGAG CTGAAAACCCTGAGGGGCTCCATCCTGGAGGAGTCCGTCCCCTCTGCGGCCCGCCACGCCACCCCCCGCGGCCTCTCCCCCAAACGCCTGCTGGAGTTCATCATCCCGGAGCTGAACCTGCACTGCCTCCGCCTGGCCTCCACCTCCCCCAAGGTCCGAGACACCCTGCTGAAGCTGGACGAGCAGGGG ctgaatTTCCAGCGGAAGGTGGGAGTGATGTACTGCCGGGCCAGTCAGAGCTCAGAGGAGGACATGTACAACAACGAGAGCGCGGGGCCGGCCTTCGAGGAGTTCCTGGACCTGCTGGGGGAGCGGGTGCGCCTGCGCGGCTTCGAGAAGTACAGAGCGCAGCTGGACACCAAGA CGGACTCCACCGGCACCCACTCCCTGTACACGCGTTACCAGGACTACGAGATCATGTTCCACGTGTCCACCATGTTGCCGTATACTTCCAACAACACACAGCAG ttGCTACGGAAGAGGCACATCGGCAACGACATCGTGACCATCGTCTTCCAGGAGCCGGGGGCCTTGCCCTTCACCCCCAAAGCCATCCGTTCCCACTTCCAGCACGTCTTCATCGTCATCCAGGCCCACCAGCCCTGCTCCGAGAACACCTACTACAG GGTGGCCGTGACGCGATCCAAGGACATCCCGCTGTTCGGGCCGCTGTTCCCCAAGGGGGCGCGCTTCCCCCGGTCCCCGGCCTTCCGGGACTTCCTGCTGGCCAAGGCGGTGAACGCCGAGAACGCGGCGGAGAAGTCGGAGAAGTTCCGCTCCATGGCCACGCGCACGCGGCAGGAGTACCTGAAGGACCTGGCGGAGAACTACGTCACCACCACGCCCATCGACTCCTCCACCAAGTTCCCGCTGCTCTCCCTGGGCAGCAAGCGCAAGGACAAGCTGAAGGGGgcgaagggggcggagctccacAGCGCGGGGGCCCTGGTGTGGGCGGTgacggcggcgggggggcgggacggcAGCGAGCGGCTGCCCTGCCTGCTGGGCGTGTCCGCCGAGTCGGTGGTGCTGATCGAGCGGTGCACGCGCCGGGTGGTGTTCAACTGCTGCTGCCGGGACGTGATCGGCTGGAAGGCGGTTCTGGAGGGCGGGGCCAAAGGCGGGCCTTCCCTGGACATCTTTTACGAGCGGGGGGAGGCGGTGTCCGTCAGCGTGCCGGAGACCCAGGCGGAGGACGTCCGGGAGGTGGTGCAAAGATTAGAG ctggTGACGCGGGGGTGTGAGACGCGGGAGGTGACCCCGCTGCGGGACGGGGTGGGCCAGCCGGGCTTCCTGCTGAGCGAGGAGGGCTTCGTGACGGAGCTCCAGCGTTTCGGCTACGCGGAGAGCGGGGGCCTGCAGCTGGGGGCCCGGGTGGTGCTCCTCTGCGGCCAGCTCCTGGTGTCCCTCAGGCCCGAGGAGAGGACCGGCCTGCTGCGCACCGCGCCCAGGATCCACCTGACCGTCATCCCGCCGGACGAGAACGGGAAACCGCGCCG gAGCTTTTCAGAGCTGTACCTGAAAGCCATTCAGGACACAGACCGCAAGTCAGGAGAAGGGCAATCGGGGGAGGCCTGGGTGCTGGACGaacgagaggaagaggaggaagaggagaaggaggaggaggaggatgtagaggaagaggagaggcaggagggTGAGGGCGAAGACGGGGAGCCCTCAGGAGAGGGCGAGGGTGGCGCGGGGGAGACCAAATCCTCGGAGGTCACCTCAGGAGAGGGGGACCAGGGCACCCACCTTTCCCTGCCGAGCCTGCCCCTACTGAGGGCTACCTCCCTGCAGGAGAACCACCCGTCCCAGCCCCCCGAAATCACACCCACCACACTGACGCGCAGCTACTCCCTGGAGAGGCACCCACCCCGTCAAGATTCAAGCGATGA GCACGCGTACGACAACGTGAGGGAGTCGGCCGACGGGAACGTCTACGAGAACACGGGGGCGCTGCGAGACGCCACGCCCGACCTCATCCTGGCCGTCAAACCCAAAGTCCCCCTGGACGAGGACGAGCTGCAGAAGCAG TTTGTGGGGATGGAGCTAATGAAAGACCAACccgctgcccctccctcctgttcGGACGGTGGGGACCGCAGCTCCCGGGCCTTGAGTCTGCACAACTCCATCACCAAAA
- the zmp:0000001168 gene encoding signal-induced proliferation-associated protein 1 isoform X4 — MQSDDLFIRKFRRQSPRPPLTAVAFEPKRDGGGLRTRVVAEWPPRKDEEGGEREGLTPSRAGLSLRSAGRGHIMQRSNSDVTLGDLDASGKAAGKAGGAGGDKAGAGGAGTAGDTGLVLHREYGSLSSLERQTRVRAPSSDDQGALSPSALRFKDPFLLLGLQTAAPEPDGFFRALSAPTGDSPKPAKPAKPEPQGKKSKPNPPQAPPPVPAEQPVGGSWVRNFAHYDVQSILFDLTEAASNRDSIGRKKNITSGASAASQLRPPTLSASPSPAHGGGVGGGGAEDPEALRESLALLDEGDGNDNDLLLSCPHFRNEVGGEERAGLGRPRGPGGLHLSLQSPNDAVSVLEEPRESHVQQQGKSNYFIEHADLGAHYYRKYFYMKDHQNFFGVDDRLGPVAISFRREEKEGSSGAQYNYRIIFRTTELKTLRGSILEESVPSAARHATPRGLSPKRLLEFIIPELNLHCLRLASTSPKVRDTLLKLDEQGLNFQRKVGVMYCRASQSSEEDMYNNESAGPAFEEFLDLLGERVRLRGFEKYRAQLDTKTDSTGTHSLYTRYQDYEIMFHVSTMLPYTSNNTQQLLRKRHIGNDIVTIVFQEPGALPFTPKAIRSHFQHVFIVIQAHQPCSENTYYRVAVTRSKDIPLFGPLFPKGARFPRSPAFRDFLLAKAVNAENAAEKSEKFRSMATRTRQEYLKDLAENYVTTTPIDSSTKFPLLSLGSKRKDKLKGAKGAELHSAGALVWAVTAAGGRDGSERLPCLLGVSAESVVLIERCTRRVVFNCCCRDVIGWKAVLEGGAKGGPSLDIFYERGEAVSVSVPETQAEDVREVVQRLELVTRGCETREVTPLRDGVGQPGFLLSEEGFVTELQRFGYAESGGLQLGARVVLLCGQLLVSLRPEERTGLLRTAPRIHLTVIPPDENGKPRRSFSELYLKAIQDTDRKSGEGQSGEAWVLDEREEEEEEEKEEEEDVEEEERQEGEGEDGEPSGEGEGGAGETKSSEVTSGEGDQGTHLSLPSLPLLRATSLQENHPSQPPEITPTTLTRSYSLERHPPRQDSSDEHAYDNVRESADGNVYENTGALRDATPDLILAVKPKVPLDEDELQKQFVGMELMKDQPAAPPSCSDGGDRSSRALSLHNSITKILSETTDSSEEEWQSIADLATACRSILEALSQEDQKAGDESQASADGMDVSGQTDAKLSDSPGHLEEKVSQLETMLKRLQDDLQKPRPPLAHCGSWDGYATAPPL, encoded by the exons ATGCAGTCGGACGACCTGTTCATCCGCAAATTCCGCCGGCAGAGCCCGCGGCCCCCCCTGACGGCCGTGGCCTTCGAGCCCAAGCGGGACGGCGGCGGGCTGCGGACGCGGGTGGTGGCGGAGTGGCCCCCCCGGAAGGACGAGGAgggcggggagagggaggggctgacgCCCAGCCGGGCGGGGCTGAGCCTGCGCTCGGCGGGCCGGGGCCACATCATGCAGAGGAGCAACAGCGACGTGACGCTGGGCGACCTGGACGCTTCGGGGAAGGCAGCGGGGAAggccggcggggcggggggcgacaaggcgggggcggggggcgcggggACCGCGGGGGACACGGGGCTGGTGCTGCACAGGGAGTACGGCAGCCTGTCGTCCCTGGAGAGGCAGACGCGGGTTCGAGCCCCGAGCAGCGATGACCAGGGCGCCCTCAGCCCCTCCGCGCTCCGCTTCAAAGACCCCTTCCTCCTGCTGGGCCTGCAGACGGCCGCGCCGGAGCCCGACGGCTTCTTCCGCGCCCTGTCCGCGCCCACGGGCGACTCCCCGAAGCCCGCCAAGCCCGCCAAGCCGGAGCCGCAGGGCAAGAAGTCCAAGCCCAACCCGCCCCAGGCCCCTCCGCCCGTCCCCGCCGAGCAGCCGGTGGGCGGGTCGTGGGTGCGCAACTTCGCCCACTACGACGTGCAGAGCATCCTCTTCGACCTGACGGAGGCCGCCTCCAACCGCGACAGCATCGGCCGGAAGAAGAACATCACCTCGGGGGCGTCGGCGGCCTCCCAGCTGCGGCCCCCCACCCTGTCGGCGTCCCCGTCGCCCGCGCACGGCGGGGgggtcggcggcggcggcgctgagGACCCCGAGGCCCTGCGTGAGTCGCTGGCCCTGCTGGACGAGGGCGACGGCAACGACAACGACCTGCTGCTCAGCTGCCCGCACTTCCGGAACGAGGTGGGGGGCGAGGAGCGGGCGGGGCTGGGCCGGCCCCGGGGCCCCGGCGGCCTGCACCTGAGCCTGCAGAGCCCCAACGACGCCGTGTCCGTGCTGGAGGAGCCCCGGGAGAGCCATGTCCAGCAGCAGGGCAAGAGCAACTACTTCATCGAGCACGCAGACCTGGGCGCCCACTACTACCGCAAGTACTTCTACATGAAAG ACCACCAGAACTTCTTCGGCGTGGATGACCGTCTGGGGCCGGTGGCCATCAGCTTCCGccgggaggagaaggaggggtcCAGCGGCGCCCAGTACAACTACAGGATCATCTTTCGCACGACAGAG CTGAAAACCCTGAGGGGCTCCATCCTGGAGGAGTCCGTCCCCTCTGCGGCCCGCCACGCCACCCCCCGCGGCCTCTCCCCCAAACGCCTGCTGGAGTTCATCATCCCGGAGCTGAACCTGCACTGCCTCCGCCTGGCCTCCACCTCCCCCAAGGTCCGAGACACCCTGCTGAAGCTGGACGAGCAGGGG ctgaatTTCCAGCGGAAGGTGGGAGTGATGTACTGCCGGGCCAGTCAGAGCTCAGAGGAGGACATGTACAACAACGAGAGCGCGGGGCCGGCCTTCGAGGAGTTCCTGGACCTGCTGGGGGAGCGGGTGCGCCTGCGCGGCTTCGAGAAGTACAGAGCGCAGCTGGACACCAAGA CGGACTCCACCGGCACCCACTCCCTGTACACGCGTTACCAGGACTACGAGATCATGTTCCACGTGTCCACCATGTTGCCGTATACTTCCAACAACACACAGCAG ttGCTACGGAAGAGGCACATCGGCAACGACATCGTGACCATCGTCTTCCAGGAGCCGGGGGCCTTGCCCTTCACCCCCAAAGCCATCCGTTCCCACTTCCAGCACGTCTTCATCGTCATCCAGGCCCACCAGCCCTGCTCCGAGAACACCTACTACAG GGTGGCCGTGACGCGATCCAAGGACATCCCGCTGTTCGGGCCGCTGTTCCCCAAGGGGGCGCGCTTCCCCCGGTCCCCGGCCTTCCGGGACTTCCTGCTGGCCAAGGCGGTGAACGCCGAGAACGCGGCGGAGAAGTCGGAGAAGTTCCGCTCCATGGCCACGCGCACGCGGCAGGAGTACCTGAAGGACCTGGCGGAGAACTACGTCACCACCACGCCCATCGACTCCTCCACCAAGTTCCCGCTGCTCTCCCTGGGCAGCAAGCGCAAGGACAAGCTGAAGGGGgcgaagggggcggagctccacAGCGCGGGGGCCCTGGTGTGGGCGGTgacggcggcgggggggcgggacggcAGCGAGCGGCTGCCCTGCCTGCTGGGCGTGTCCGCCGAGTCGGTGGTGCTGATCGAGCGGTGCACGCGCCGGGTGGTGTTCAACTGCTGCTGCCGGGACGTGATCGGCTGGAAGGCGGTTCTGGAGGGCGGGGCCAAAGGCGGGCCTTCCCTGGACATCTTTTACGAGCGGGGGGAGGCGGTGTCCGTCAGCGTGCCGGAGACCCAGGCGGAGGACGTCCGGGAGGTGGTGCAAAGATTAGAG ctggTGACGCGGGGGTGTGAGACGCGGGAGGTGACCCCGCTGCGGGACGGGGTGGGCCAGCCGGGCTTCCTGCTGAGCGAGGAGGGCTTCGTGACGGAGCTCCAGCGTTTCGGCTACGCGGAGAGCGGGGGCCTGCAGCTGGGGGCCCGGGTGGTGCTCCTCTGCGGCCAGCTCCTGGTGTCCCTCAGGCCCGAGGAGAGGACCGGCCTGCTGCGCACCGCGCCCAGGATCCACCTGACCGTCATCCCGCCGGACGAGAACGGGAAACCGCGCCG gAGCTTTTCAGAGCTGTACCTGAAAGCCATTCAGGACACAGACCGCAAGTCAGGAGAAGGGCAATCGGGGGAGGCCTGGGTGCTGGACGaacgagaggaagaggaggaagaggagaaggaggaggaggaggatgtagaggaagaggagaggcaggagggTGAGGGCGAAGACGGGGAGCCCTCAGGAGAGGGCGAGGGTGGCGCGGGGGAGACCAAATCCTCGGAGGTCACCTCAGGAGAGGGGGACCAGGGCACCCACCTTTCCCTGCCGAGCCTGCCCCTACTGAGGGCTACCTCCCTGCAGGAGAACCACCCGTCCCAGCCCCCCGAAATCACACCCACCACACTGACGCGCAGCTACTCCCTGGAGAGGCACCCACCCCGTCAAGATTCAAGCGATGA GCACGCGTACGACAACGTGAGGGAGTCGGCCGACGGGAACGTCTACGAGAACACGGGGGCGCTGCGAGACGCCACGCCCGACCTCATCCTGGCCGTCAAACCCAAAGTCCCCCTGGACGAGGACGAGCTGCAGAAGCAG TTTGTGGGGATGGAGCTAATGAAAGACCAACccgctgcccctccctcctgttcGGACGGTGGGGACCGCAGCTCCCGGGCCTTGAGTCTGCACAACTCCATCACCAAAA
- the zmp:0000001168 gene encoding signal-induced proliferation-associated protein 1 isoform X6, whose amino-acid sequence MQSDDLFIRKFRRQSPRPPLTAVAFEPKRDGGGLRTRVVAEWPPRKDEEGGEREGLTPSRAGLSLRSAGRGHIMQRSNSDVTLGDLDASGKAAGKAGGAGGDKAGAGGAGTAGDTGLVLHREYGSLSSLERQTRVRAPSSDDQGALSPSALRFKDPFLLLGLQTAAPEPDGFFRALSAPTGDSPKPAKPAKPEPQGKKSKPNPPQAPPPVPAEQPVGGSWVRNFAHYDVQSILFDLTEAASNRDSIGRKKNITSGASAASQLRPPTLSASPSPAHGGGVGGGGAEDPEALRESLALLDEGDGNDNDLLLSCPHFRNEVGGEERAGLGRPRGPGGLHLSLQSPNDAVSVLEEPRESHVQQQGKSNYFIEHADLGAHYYRKYFYMKDHQNFFGVDDRLGPVAISFRREEKEGSSGAQYNYRIIFRTTELKTLRGSILEESVPSAARHATPRGLSPKRLLEFIIPELNLHCLRLASTSPKVRDTLLKLDEQGLNFQRKVGVMYCRASQSSEEDMYNNESAGPAFEEFLDLLGERVRLRGFEKYRAQLDTKTDSTGTHSLYTRYQDYEIMFHVSTMLPYTSNNTQQLLRKRHIGNDIVTIVFQEPGALPFTPKAIRSHFQHVFIVIQAHQPCSENTYYRVAVTRSKDIPLFGPLFPKGARFPRSPAFRDFLLAKAVNAENAAEKSEKFRSMATRTRQEYLKDLAENYVTTTPIDSSTKFPLLSLGSKRKDKLKGAKGAELHSAGALVWAVTAAGGRDGSERLPCLLGVSAESVVLIERCTRRVVFNCCCRDVIGWKAVLEGGAKGGPSLDIFYERGEAVSVSVPETQAEDVREVVQRLELVTRGCETREVTPLRDGVGQPGFLLSEEGFVTELQRFGYAESGGLQLGARVVLLCGQLLVSLRPEERTGLLRTAPRIHLTVIPPDENGKPRRSFSELYLKAIQDTDRKSGEGQSGEAWVLDEREEEEEEEKEEEEDVEEEERQEGEGEDGEPSGEGEGGAGETKSSEVTSGEGDQGTHLSLPSLPLLRATSLQENHPSQPPEITPTTLTRSYSLERHPPRQDSSDEHAYDNVRESADGNVYENTGALRDATPDLILAVKPKVPLDEDELQKQFVGMELMKDQPAAPPSCSDGGDRSSRALSLHNSITKILSETTDSSEEEWQSIADLATACRSILEALSQEDQKAGDESQASADGMDVSGQTDAKLSDSPGHLEEKVSQLETMLKRLQDDLQKGHIPLPLPL is encoded by the exons ATGCAGTCGGACGACCTGTTCATCCGCAAATTCCGCCGGCAGAGCCCGCGGCCCCCCCTGACGGCCGTGGCCTTCGAGCCCAAGCGGGACGGCGGCGGGCTGCGGACGCGGGTGGTGGCGGAGTGGCCCCCCCGGAAGGACGAGGAgggcggggagagggaggggctgacgCCCAGCCGGGCGGGGCTGAGCCTGCGCTCGGCGGGCCGGGGCCACATCATGCAGAGGAGCAACAGCGACGTGACGCTGGGCGACCTGGACGCTTCGGGGAAGGCAGCGGGGAAggccggcggggcggggggcgacaaggcgggggcggggggcgcggggACCGCGGGGGACACGGGGCTGGTGCTGCACAGGGAGTACGGCAGCCTGTCGTCCCTGGAGAGGCAGACGCGGGTTCGAGCCCCGAGCAGCGATGACCAGGGCGCCCTCAGCCCCTCCGCGCTCCGCTTCAAAGACCCCTTCCTCCTGCTGGGCCTGCAGACGGCCGCGCCGGAGCCCGACGGCTTCTTCCGCGCCCTGTCCGCGCCCACGGGCGACTCCCCGAAGCCCGCCAAGCCCGCCAAGCCGGAGCCGCAGGGCAAGAAGTCCAAGCCCAACCCGCCCCAGGCCCCTCCGCCCGTCCCCGCCGAGCAGCCGGTGGGCGGGTCGTGGGTGCGCAACTTCGCCCACTACGACGTGCAGAGCATCCTCTTCGACCTGACGGAGGCCGCCTCCAACCGCGACAGCATCGGCCGGAAGAAGAACATCACCTCGGGGGCGTCGGCGGCCTCCCAGCTGCGGCCCCCCACCCTGTCGGCGTCCCCGTCGCCCGCGCACGGCGGGGgggtcggcggcggcggcgctgagGACCCCGAGGCCCTGCGTGAGTCGCTGGCCCTGCTGGACGAGGGCGACGGCAACGACAACGACCTGCTGCTCAGCTGCCCGCACTTCCGGAACGAGGTGGGGGGCGAGGAGCGGGCGGGGCTGGGCCGGCCCCGGGGCCCCGGCGGCCTGCACCTGAGCCTGCAGAGCCCCAACGACGCCGTGTCCGTGCTGGAGGAGCCCCGGGAGAGCCATGTCCAGCAGCAGGGCAAGAGCAACTACTTCATCGAGCACGCAGACCTGGGCGCCCACTACTACCGCAAGTACTTCTACATGAAAG ACCACCAGAACTTCTTCGGCGTGGATGACCGTCTGGGGCCGGTGGCCATCAGCTTCCGccgggaggagaaggaggggtcCAGCGGCGCCCAGTACAACTACAGGATCATCTTTCGCACGACAGAG CTGAAAACCCTGAGGGGCTCCATCCTGGAGGAGTCCGTCCCCTCTGCGGCCCGCCACGCCACCCCCCGCGGCCTCTCCCCCAAACGCCTGCTGGAGTTCATCATCCCGGAGCTGAACCTGCACTGCCTCCGCCTGGCCTCCACCTCCCCCAAGGTCCGAGACACCCTGCTGAAGCTGGACGAGCAGGGG ctgaatTTCCAGCGGAAGGTGGGAGTGATGTACTGCCGGGCCAGTCAGAGCTCAGAGGAGGACATGTACAACAACGAGAGCGCGGGGCCGGCCTTCGAGGAGTTCCTGGACCTGCTGGGGGAGCGGGTGCGCCTGCGCGGCTTCGAGAAGTACAGAGCGCAGCTGGACACCAAGA CGGACTCCACCGGCACCCACTCCCTGTACACGCGTTACCAGGACTACGAGATCATGTTCCACGTGTCCACCATGTTGCCGTATACTTCCAACAACACACAGCAG ttGCTACGGAAGAGGCACATCGGCAACGACATCGTGACCATCGTCTTCCAGGAGCCGGGGGCCTTGCCCTTCACCCCCAAAGCCATCCGTTCCCACTTCCAGCACGTCTTCATCGTCATCCAGGCCCACCAGCCCTGCTCCGAGAACACCTACTACAG GGTGGCCGTGACGCGATCCAAGGACATCCCGCTGTTCGGGCCGCTGTTCCCCAAGGGGGCGCGCTTCCCCCGGTCCCCGGCCTTCCGGGACTTCCTGCTGGCCAAGGCGGTGAACGCCGAGAACGCGGCGGAGAAGTCGGAGAAGTTCCGCTCCATGGCCACGCGCACGCGGCAGGAGTACCTGAAGGACCTGGCGGAGAACTACGTCACCACCACGCCCATCGACTCCTCCACCAAGTTCCCGCTGCTCTCCCTGGGCAGCAAGCGCAAGGACAAGCTGAAGGGGgcgaagggggcggagctccacAGCGCGGGGGCCCTGGTGTGGGCGGTgacggcggcgggggggcgggacggcAGCGAGCGGCTGCCCTGCCTGCTGGGCGTGTCCGCCGAGTCGGTGGTGCTGATCGAGCGGTGCACGCGCCGGGTGGTGTTCAACTGCTGCTGCCGGGACGTGATCGGCTGGAAGGCGGTTCTGGAGGGCGGGGCCAAAGGCGGGCCTTCCCTGGACATCTTTTACGAGCGGGGGGAGGCGGTGTCCGTCAGCGTGCCGGAGACCCAGGCGGAGGACGTCCGGGAGGTGGTGCAAAGATTAGAG ctggTGACGCGGGGGTGTGAGACGCGGGAGGTGACCCCGCTGCGGGACGGGGTGGGCCAGCCGGGCTTCCTGCTGAGCGAGGAGGGCTTCGTGACGGAGCTCCAGCGTTTCGGCTACGCGGAGAGCGGGGGCCTGCAGCTGGGGGCCCGGGTGGTGCTCCTCTGCGGCCAGCTCCTGGTGTCCCTCAGGCCCGAGGAGAGGACCGGCCTGCTGCGCACCGCGCCCAGGATCCACCTGACCGTCATCCCGCCGGACGAGAACGGGAAACCGCGCCG gAGCTTTTCAGAGCTGTACCTGAAAGCCATTCAGGACACAGACCGCAAGTCAGGAGAAGGGCAATCGGGGGAGGCCTGGGTGCTGGACGaacgagaggaagaggaggaagaggagaaggaggaggaggaggatgtagaggaagaggagaggcaggagggTGAGGGCGAAGACGGGGAGCCCTCAGGAGAGGGCGAGGGTGGCGCGGGGGAGACCAAATCCTCGGAGGTCACCTCAGGAGAGGGGGACCAGGGCACCCACCTTTCCCTGCCGAGCCTGCCCCTACTGAGGGCTACCTCCCTGCAGGAGAACCACCCGTCCCAGCCCCCCGAAATCACACCCACCACACTGACGCGCAGCTACTCCCTGGAGAGGCACCCACCCCGTCAAGATTCAAGCGATGA GCACGCGTACGACAACGTGAGGGAGTCGGCCGACGGGAACGTCTACGAGAACACGGGGGCGCTGCGAGACGCCACGCCCGACCTCATCCTGGCCGTCAAACCCAAAGTCCCCCTGGACGAGGACGAGCTGCAGAAGCAG TTTGTGGGGATGGAGCTAATGAAAGACCAACccgctgcccctccctcctgttcGGACGGTGGGGACCGCAGCTCCCGGGCCTTGAGTCTGCACAACTCCATCACCAAAA